The Methylocella silvestris BL2 DNA segment TTATGATATCTGGACGTCACATAAGCGCTTTCTGGAAGAGCGCGGCATCGACACGCGCATCCCGTTTACCGTCGACGCGGACGGCTTTTTGACGAGGGAGGCGCCGGGTTTTGCCCGCCATCGCGTCATCGACGACAAGGGCAACAAGGGCGACGCCAATGAGGCGGTCATCAAGGCGCTGATCGAGGCCGGCAATCTTCTCGCGCGGGGCAGGCTGAAGCACCAATATCCGCATAGCTGGCGCTCGAAAAAGCCGCTGATCTTCCGCAACACGCCGCAATGGTTCATCGCGCTCGACAAGGATTTCGAGCTTCCGCAATATCCCCTTACTTCCCCACAAAATCCCCTCACCCTGAGGAGCGGGCAAAGCCCGCGTCTCGAAGGGCGAGGGGATGGCGCTAGCTTGGCGACCCGGGCGCCCTCGTCCTTCGAGACGCCGCCTACTACGGCGTCTCCTCAGGATGAGGGCTTTGCGCCGACCCTGCGCGCGATCGCGCTTGCCGAGATTGCCAAGACCAAATGGGTCCCTGCCGCCGGCGAAAACCGCATCACCGGCATGATCGCCAATCGCCCCGATTGGGTCGTCTCGCGCCAGCGCGCATGGGGCGTGCCGATTGCGATCTTTGTCAACAAGGAGAGCGGCGACATCCTGAAGGATCGTCAGGTCAACGCCCGCATCACGGAGGCTTTTGCCGCTGAGGGGGCCGACGCCTGGTTCGCGGAGGGCGCCAAGGCGCGCTTCCTCGGCAACGCTCACAACCCCGAAGCTTTTGAAAAAATCGACGACGTGCTGGACGTCTGGTTCGATTCCGGCTCGACGCACGCCTTTACGCTCGACGATCCGCAAAACTTTCCGGGCCTTGCCGGCATCCGGCGCAAGCGCGACGGCGGCGATGACGAGATCATGTATCTCGAAGGCTCCGACCAGCATCGCGGCTGGTTCCATTCCTCCCTGCTCGAATCCTGCGGCACGCGCGGCCGCGCGCCCTTCGATCTCGTCCTGACCCATGGCTTCGTCCTCGACGAGAAGGGTCAGAAAATGTCGAAGAGCCAGGGCAACGTCACCGCGCCGCAGACGATCATCAAGGACGCCGGCGCCGATATTCTGCGCCTCTGGGTCGCCGCCTCCGACTATTCCGACGATCTGCGCATCGGTCCCGAGATCCTCAAGACCTTCATTGAGACCTATCGCAAGCTGCGCAACACCATCCGCTGGATGCTCGGCACGCTCGCCCATTACGAGCCGGAGCGCGCCGTCGCCGTCGAGCAGATGGAGGAGCTGGAGCGGCTGATGCTGCACCGGCTGAAAGAGCTCGACGAGGATATCCGGGACGCCTACCAGCGCTTCGATCTGAAGCGCGTCGTGGCGCGGCTGTCGTCCTTCCTCAATTCGGATCTGTCGGCGTTTTATTTCGATATCCGCAAGGATGCGCTTTATTGCGAGCCGCCCTCCAGCCTGAAGCGGCTGGCGGCGCTGACCGCGATCGAGCAGATTTTTCGCGCCGTCACGCTGTGGCTGGCGCCCATCCTCGTCTTCACCAGCGAGGAGGCGTGGTTGTCGCGCTACCGTGAAAAAATCTCCATCCATCTCGAAACGCTGCCCGATCTTCCGGACGAGTGGCGCGACGAGGCGCTGGTCGTCAAATGGGGAAAGATCCGCCGCATCCGCAGCGTCGTCACCGCTGCGCTGGAGATCGAGCGCGCGCAAAAGCGCATCGGCTCCTCCCTGGAAGCCGCGCCGCAGGTGTTCATCGCCGATCCCGACCTGAAGAGCGCGCTCGAAGGCGTCGATTTCGCCGAAATCTGCATTGCGTCCGATATTTCCATCGCGGACGGCGAGGGGCCTATTGACGCGTTCCGGCTCGATGAGGTTCCGGGCGTCGCCGTCGTTCCGCGCCGCGCCGAGGGGCGCAAATGCGCCAGATCCTGGCGCATCTCGCCGCTGGTCGGCTCCGATCCCGACTATCCCGACGTGACGCCGCGCGACGCGCGGGCGCTGCGCGAACTCCAGGCGGCGGGACTTTGGCCGTGAGCCCACGCGTTCTTGGGGCGCTCGTCGCCGCCCTGACCCTCGCGGCCGATCAGGCTAACAAGCTCTGGCTGATCTTCGTCTATGGCATCGAACAGCGCCAGCCGATCGCGCTGGCCCCCTTCCTCGATGTCGTCTACGCCAAAAATCCGGGCATTTCCTATTCGCTGCTCAGCGCCCGGACCGATTTTCAGCGCTACGCTTTGCTGGGCCTCACCCTCGCCGCCACGATCTTCATGATCCTCTGGCTGTGGCGTTCGACCTCAAAGCTGATCGCCTGCGCGCTCGGTTTGATTATCGGCGGCGCGCTTGGCAACGCCTATGATCGCGCGGCCTACGGCTTCGTGGCCGATTTCTATCATTTCCACGTCGGCTCCTTCTCCTGGTATGTGTTCAACCTCGCCGATGCGGCGATCGTCGCCGGCGTCGCTTTGCTCCTTTATGATTCCCTGTTCAGCGCCCGCGGCGCGGGGACAGGCGGCAAAAGCCGGGGCGAGGGCGCTTCGGCGCTATAGAAATTTTAACGGTTTTCTGCCCCTAAATTGCCCTTATGGCGCCCGATGGTCCGTGGCGAGCGAGCAGTCTGTCGCTGAGGATTTAAGTTTATGGCATCGAACAGGATGAGCGCCGACCGTGTGCGGCTCCTTCGGCTTCTCGCCGTCAGTCTCGCCTTCTCCGGCCTCGCCGGCTTCAGCCCGGCCCGCGCGCAGGCGCCGCAGGAAGACACCAATCCGCTGAACTCGGTTCTCGGCTTCATCGGCATGCAGTTCGACAAGGACCGCGAATCGATCGATTATCGGGCGCGGGCGCCGATCGTCGTGCCGCCCCGCACCGATCTGCCGAAGCCCAAAGTCGCCTCGCGCGATGCGTCCTGGCCGAGCGATCCCGATATCGGCGAGCGCCGCCATGCCGCCGCCGAAGCGCAAAGGCCCGCGCCGCAGCTGACGCCGCAGGCGCGCGTCGAATTGTCTCCGGCGGAACTCGCTGGCGGCGTCGGCGGCCACGCGACCGACGCGCCGCGCGCGGCGGAGGACGATTGTCAGCCGGGCGCCGGCACGCCGATCTGCCTCTACACGCCTTGGAAAGCGCTGCAAAGCATGGTCGGTCTCGGCGGCGGATCGTCGCCCGACAAGGTCGATCCCGGCGTCGAGCCGGATCGCCGCTATCTGACCGAACCGCCAATTGGCTATCGCAAGGCGACCGCCGCCGCCGCGGCGACCATCGACGCGCCGAAGGATCAGCCGGACTCCAGCGACGCGCAGGCTTATAACCGCTCGCAACGGCACAAGAGTTCAGTCGACGAATGAGATTCTGCTAGCGTCGGCGACGCCGACGCTATGGAAGCCAATCGCGACGACCGCCGAAATCGGCGGCTGGCGCTTCACGCGCCTGCCCTGCGCCGCCTTTTTGCGATCGCGGCGCTCCCAAGCGAGCCTTGATGTCGCCCCGCCTCAGCCCCTCGACGCAGGCCAAACCGCGCGGCGGCCTTGCTAAAGGACGGCGCCCTTTCTAAGTTTGCTTTGCCTCCGCCGCTCCCCTTCCGTCGATTTGGGGGCAAGGGGCGCGCGGCCGAATTTCAGAAAGCGGTGTCCCGATGTCCTTCGCCCCTCCCCAAGCATCTTCCCTCACGCCATCGGCGGAGGCGCCGGCGAAGCCTAGCGGACCCGTGATCGGCCAGGCGAAACTCGCCAATGGCCTCGAGATCGTCGTGATCCCCGATCACCGCTCGCCGGTGGTGACGCATATGGTCTGGTACCGCAACGGCTCGGCGGATGATCCGCTCGGCAAGTCGGGCATCGCCCATTTCCTTGAACATCTGATGTTCAAGGGAACCAGCACGCATCCCCAGGGCGAATTTTCCCAGCTCGTCGCCGATTCCGGCGGCCAGGAAAACGCCTTCACCTCCAATGATTACACCGCTTATTTCCAGCGCGTCGCGCGCGACCAGCTCGCCGTCTGCATGGAATATGAAGCCGACCGCATGAAGAATCTGGTGCTGACCGACGAAATCGTCGCCCCTGAGCGCGAAGTCGTTCTCGAAGAGCGCCGCATGCGCACCGATTCAGACCCCTCCGATCAGCTCAACGAGGCGGTGCAGGCGGCCCTTTTCACGCAGCACCCCTATGGGCGGCCGATCATCGGCTGGAACCATGAGATCGAGAGCCTCGACCGCTCCGATGCGCTCGCCTATTACGACCGTTTCTATACGCCGGAGAACGCCATTCTCGTCGTCGCCGGGGATGTTTCGACGGAGGAAGTCGTCGAACTCGCCGAAAAAATTTACGGGCCGATCCCGGCGCGCGGCGAGCCGCCGAAACGGGAGCGTCCGCGCGAGCCGGAGCAGCGCGCCCATCGCCTTGTCACGCTGGCCGACGAGAAAGTTGAGCAGCCCGCGCATCATGGCGTCTATCTGGTGCCGTCCTATCATACGGCGGCGCCCGGCGTCGCCGAGGCGCTGGAAGTGCTTGGCCATCTGCTTGGCGCCGGCCACACCAGCCTTCTGTTCAAGAATCTCGTGATCGATCAGAAGATCGCGGTCGGCGCGGGCGCGCATTATCTTGGCTCGGCCGTCGACGATACGCGCTTTTATGTCTACGCCGTGCCGGCGGAAGGGGTCTCGCTCGAGCGGCTTGACGCTGCGATCGACGAGATCATCGCGCGCGTCGCGGCCGAAGGCGTCGATGAAGCCGATTTCAAGCGCGCAAAGACCCGCCTGATCGCCGACGCCGTCTATGCGCAGGACAATCAGGCCTCTCTCGCGCGCTGGTATGGCGCGTCGCTGGCGACAGGCCTTTCCATCGAAGATGTGACGCAATGGCCGCAGCGCATCGACGCCGTGGCGCGCGAGGACGTGCGCCAGGCGGCGCGGCTGCTCGACAAGAAGCGCAGCGTGACCGGCTTCCTTCTGTCGGCGCCGGCCGGAGACGAAGCTCCGCGCGACGGGCTCGAAGCGGCGCTGACCGCCTGAAACCTATCCTCTTTTCGGCCGAAGCCCGTCGGGCGCGGCCGCTGGAATCTTGTAAATGACACCGACCGCAGCCCTTGAAACGCCTGCCCCGCTCAAGCCAGCCGAATCCCGTTCACGCGCCGCGCAGGTGCAAAAAATTGTCTCCAGTGGCGGAGTCGAAGCCTGGCTCGTTGAGGATTACGCCGTTCCGCTCGTCGCCGTTGAATTCGCCTTCAAGGGCGGCGCGTCGCAAGATCCTGCGGGCAAGCCGGGTACGGCCAATCTTCTGTCGGGGCTGCTCGACGAAGGCGCGGGTCCCTATGACGCCGAAGGCTTTCATCGCGCGCTGGACGAGGACGCGATCGAACTCTCCTTCTCCGCCGATCGCGATAATTTTCACGGCCGGCTGCAGACTCTCTCGCGCAATGTCGCGCCGGCCTTCTCGCTGATGCGGCTCGCGGTCAATGAGGCGCGGCTTGACGACGAGCCGTTCAAGCGCGTGTCGTCGCAGATCGCCGCCAGCCTCAAGCGGGAAGTCAATGATCCCGACCATGTCGCGAGCCGCGCCTTCCGCGAAAAGGCCTACCTTGGCCATCCCTATGGACGGCCCGTGCGCGGCGACCTCGACGTGCTGCCGACCTTGACCCGCGACGATCTTGTCGATCTCCGGACGGCGGTTTTTGCGCGCGAGACGCTGAAAATCGCCGTCGTCGGCGCGATCGACGCTGAGGCGCTGAAGCGCCATCTCGACGATGTGTTCGGCGCCCTGCCGCAGGCGGCGGGGCTGATCGCAACGCCCGAGGCGGAGTTCAGCAGCCTGGGACAGCGCTTTGTCGTCGACGTGGACGTTCCGCAATCGACAATCCGCTTCGGCCGGCCGGGCCTCGCCCAAAGGGATCCCGATTTCTTCGCGGGCATGGTGGTCAACCATGTGCTCGGCGGCGGCGTCTTCTCGGCGCGCCTGTTCCGCGAGGTGCGCGAAAAGCGCGGCCTTGCCTATTCAGTCTATTCGCAGCTTCTGAACTACGACCATGGCGCGATGCTCTATGGCGGCACTTCGACCAAGAATGAGCGCGCCGCCGAGTCGATGGCGGTGATCGAGGCCGAAATCCGCAATCTGTCCGAGGTCGGCCCGACTGAGGAAGAACTCGACAAGGCGAAGAAATATCTGATCGGCTCTTATGCGCTGCGCTTCGACACGTCGACCAAGATCGCCTCGCAGCTGCTTCATCTGCAGACGGACGGTTTCGACGTCGATCAATTGGACGAGCGCAATCGCCGGATCGCGGCGGCGACCATGGAGGACGCCAAGCGCGCCGCCAAGCGCCTGTTCGGCGACGCCAGCCTGCTGGTGGCCGTGGCGGGACGCCCTGTGGGGATGTAGAGCGGCCGGCCGCGAGGCGTCTCGGCCTGGTGGAACGTTAGCAATCCCATGGCGCGCAAGAAAATTGCGTTCGAATCGCCTTTCCCGACGCCGGCGTTCGAACCGGAGAGCCGGGCGGCGCTGCGGAAAGCGATGGAAGAAGCGCGGCGTTGCGGCCGCGACGATCTGTGGCGCGAGGCGCTCCGAAAGCTTTGCGCGCTTGATGGAATAGACCTTAGCGATCCGCTGCATTGCAGTTTTTATGAAACGCTCGGCGCTTATGAACAGGCGCTGACCGAGAAAAATGGGCGCACGACGCGCGCCAGCCGGACCCGGCAAAAAATCAGAAACAAGGGAATCGTCGGCTGCCTCGAGGATTGGGCTCTGGCGCCTGCGCCGACCGAGGGGTTCGAGATGCTGATCCGAACCGGCCGGGCGGAGCTGACCGGCGAATTTCTGCTGCTGCGATATCCGGATCGATTTTCGGACAAAGCCGTCGCCGCCGCCAGAGCCCGGCTCGAACGCGCCGGGATCGATCCGCCTTCGCCAGCGCCGACTCGACCGAGAGACTGAAAAGCTCAAGGCCACGCCTTCACATCTGCTTTGCGCCCTCGCCTTCGCCGGGAATCGAAGCGTCGCCCGCGCCGAGCGGGCGTTGCATCAGCACCGTATCGATCCATTGGCCAAGTTTTCGCCCGACCGAGCGCAGCGTCCCTCTATGCGCGAAGCCGAGGTTCTTGTGCAGGGCGATCGATCCTGCATTGCCGCTGTCGCCGATCACGGCGATCATCTGCCGCCATGGGCCCGCCTCGCAGCGTTCAATGAGCGCTGCGAGCAGCATCGTTCCAACGCCGCGTCCGCCAAGGCCGACAGCGACATAGACCGAATCCTCGATCGTATGCCGATAAGCGGTTCGCGCCCGATATTCCGCAGCGTAGCTGTAGCCGACGATTGTCCCGTCGAGCGCCGCAATAAGAAAGGGCAGGCCTTGTTCCAGCGCGGCGGCGCGGCGCGCGGCGAATTCGCCGATTGTGGGAGGCGTTTCCTCAAACGTCGCGAGGCCATGCAGGACGTGATGGGCGTAGATCGCCAAGGCCGGCGCCATATCCTTCTCATCCGCGTCGCGGATGATGAGCCCGCAACCCGGCGGCTGACCCGGCGCGAAGGTGGATCTCTCCATCATTCGCCTTTGACGGGCAGCCCCTGGGGCAGCGCGAAGACGAGCAGAGCATCGCCCTGCGGATAGCCCCAGATCGCGCTGCCGCCGGCGGCGACGGCGATATATTGCCGGCCGCCGATCGCATAGGAAATCGGCGGCGCATTGACGCCCGCGCCGCAGTTGAAACGCCAGAGCAGCGCGCCGGAGGCGGCGTCGAAGGCGTCGAAAAATCCATTTCCCTCGCCGGTAAAGACAAGTCCGCCCGCCGTCGCCAGCGCGCCGCCGACCAAGGGCTGCGGCGTTTGATGGCTCCAGAGAATCTTGCCGTTTTGCTTGAGATCGAGCGCGGCCAGGACGCCCCAATTCGGAGCAATGGCCGGCTCGGCGGTGGTATAGGCGACGGGCGGCTTGCCGTCATGCGCCGGAAGAACGGCGGTCTTGAATGTCGTCGGCAGATGCATCGCCGCGACATAGGCGATCCCTTTGGCCGCATCGACGGCGGCCGGCGACCAATTGACCCCGCCGCCGACGCCGGGGGCGATCGTCACCCCTTCGGGCGTCGGCGCCGTGAATAGATTGTCCTGCGGGACGAAGGCGTCCGATTTGAACAGAAATTTGCCGTCGCGCCGGTCATTGACGAAATACCAGCCGAGCTTGCTCGCCTGACCGACGGCGGGAATGATCTTTCCGCCGATCTCGACGTCGAACAGCGAAGGCGGGCTCGCGACGTCATAGCCCCAAAGATCATGCGGCACTTGCTGGAAATGCCAGCGCAGCTTGCCGGTCTCGACATCCACCGCGACGAGCGAGACGGTGTAGAGATTATCGCCCGGCCTGCCGTCGCCGGTCGCCTGCGGCGAGGGATTGCCGATGCCAAAATAGAGAAGGCCGAGGGCCGGATCGAGCGCTGGCGTATGCCAGACCGTGCCGCCGCCGGTGCGCCAGGCGTCGGGAAATTGCGCCATATCGGCTTTTTCGCGCGAAATATCGCGCGGCAGCGGGACGCCATAGGCGGTTTTTTCGACGAAATCGCCTTCCCAGCCCGCTTGCGTCGAATCGAATTGCCAGATCCTGTCTCCCGTCGCCGCGTCGAAGGCGGCGAGAAAGCCGGAGCTCCCATATTTGCCGGCGAGGCCGACGACGGTGCCGAGCGGCGCGCCGGGGCGCTCGCTTTCCAGATGCAGCCCATAGCCGACGCCGGTGACGCCGATGAACACCTTGCCGTCGTAATAAAGCGGCGCGGAATTGGCTCCGACGCCGCTCTGGCCGGTGGCGGCGCGCGAGCCGGCGCCGGCGATGTTGGCGAGCGCGGCCTTATCCTCGGCCGTGCCGGCGTCCGGCGCGGCGAGCAGAACATTCCAGACGATCTCGCCCGATTTCGCGTCGAGCGCGATCAGGCGGGCGTCGACGGTTGCGACGAAAACCTTTCCCTCGCCCAGCGCGACGCCGCGATTGGCCGGGCCGCAGCAAAGTTTCTGCGCCGGCAGCTTGTGCTCATAGCGCCAGATTTTTTCGCCCGTGCGGGCGTCGATCGCCGAAACGCTGGAAAAGGGTTCGGAGAGATAGATCACCCCGTCCGACACGAGCGGGGTCGCCTGAAAGGTCGCCGCCTTACCGGTCTGGTAGATCCATTTCGGAACGAGAGTCTGGACGTTCGCCGTATTGATCTCGCTCAGCGGCGAAAAGCGCAGATTGGAGAAGCTGCGCCCATTGGTGAGCCACTCGTCTTGATTGGCCTCCGCCGCCAGGAGATCGGCGGATGTGACCTCGGCGGCGAGGACGCAATCGGAACGCGCGGTCCAGGAAACGGACAGGCCAAAGCCGGCCAAGACCAAGGCGGCGGCGCGAAACAGGCGATGGCGCAACGGCTCCTCCCTCTCAAGAGCCGTTAGTCTAAGGGCGCATCGCTCGCGCGCCAACTCATTGATGAAGGCACGCGAGCGCAGACCGGCGAGCGGAGCGGGATCGGACGGAGCGCAGAAATTTAATTCCGGCGAGCGAGGGAGCGCAGAAAGCCCTCATATTCCTCGTTCAGCTCCATGTCGACGGCGGGGGCCATTTTCAACAGCATATTGGCGGTGAACGCCTGATCGTTGCGGGTGTCTCCGAGCGCTTCGCGCAGGACGGGAACATTATCCTCGATGTGCTGCAGGAAGGCGACGCCCTTTTCCAGCGTCTCTGTCCAGCGCTCCCGCGTCCATTTGGCGAGCGGATACATGATCTCATGGATAAAATTCGAGTTTCGCGCCTTCTCGAAGAAGCGCAGCCCCGTGCTCCAGTTTTCCTTGGAGCGGAGCGGCGGCGGCGGCAGATCGGCGGCGAGCAGCTTCTTGCCGGCCTGGCCGGTGAAATCTTCCAGCGTCTCCGGATTGTCGATTTTCGAACGAAAATGCCACAAAGCGGACGCGCCGGGGAACTCCGCCCCCATGCTCTCGATGAGCGCGGCCTCGACCTTATCCACCGCGGCTTGATCCCCTTTCAGGGCCGCCGTCATGCAGAACGCGAAGATGGCGTCATTGCCGACCTTCTGCACCCCGGCCGATTGCAGCTCTTCGGCCGACAGCGTCGGCGTTTTCCCGTCCGCCGGAATTTGCGCAAGGCCCGCCCGTTGCGCGGTGATAAAGGCGGTGATTTCCAGCCAACCCATGAAATTTGCGATGAAAGCGTCGGGATCCACATGCACAATCGCCAGATTGAGCGGCTCCTTGCGCTTTTTCAGTTCCGCCATGTCCGTCATGAATCGATCCTCGAATAGGTGCTCTAATCGTTTGCGGCGGGGGCCGACGCCGCTCCGCCGGGACGAAGGCGTTCCCGTGCGAAGCCGCGGGCCTTGCGCCCCGCTGGCGCGAGGCCGGGGTCGGCCGTGCGCGCTGATCGGGGACAAAGCGAAAATGGAGCCAGACCGGCGCGGGCCGCAAAGCGCGGCCGCCGCTGCGCCTTATTGTGGGTAAACGGCCGGGCGCGCGGGCCAATGAGGCTCGCCCCAAACAAGACTTGCCCCAATCGAGGCTTGGCGTGCGATAATCCTTGTCCGATTCGCTCCAGCCCGAAGCGATCTCAGAGATTTACGATGCCCGTCCGCCGTCTCGATCCCGTCTTGATCGACCGCATCGCCGCGGGCGAGGTGATTGAGCGTCCCGCGTCCGCGCTGAAGGAGCTGATCGAGAATGCGCTCGACGCCGGGGCGCGCCGCATCGACGTCGCAATCGAGGCGGGCGGCCGCAAGCTGATCCGCGTCGTCGACGACGGCTGCGGCATGGCGCCGGAGGATCTCGACCTCGCGGTCGAGCGCCACGCCACCTCGAAGCTGCCGGAAGGCGATCTCTCTTCGATCGAAACGCTCGGATTTCGCGGCGAAGCTTTGCCTTCGATCGGCTCGGTCGCGGCGCTGGAGATTTTTTCGCGCGCGATGGGCTCCGCCGTCGGCGCGCGCGTCAAAGTCGATTGCGGCGTCAAGGAAGGGCCGGCGCCGGCGGCGCAGCCGCAGGGCACGCGGGTCGAAATCCGCGATCTCTTCGCGGGAACGCCGGCGCGGCTCAAATTCCTGCGCACCGACCGCGCCGAGGCGCGGGCCAGCGCCGAAATCGTCGAGCGGCTGGCGATGGCGCATCCGCAGGTGCGGTTCGGCTTCGCCTCAAGCGATGTGCGCGGCTTCGATCTTGCCGCCTGCGCCGATTCGCCCGAGGGGCGGCTCACGCGCTTTTCCGCCGTTCTTGGCAAGGATTTCCGCGACAATGCGCTTTTTGTCGAAGCGGAGCGCGAAGGCGTGCGCCTGCAGGGCTTCGCCGGCCTGCCGACCTGGCATCGCGCCAGCGCCGCCGCGCAGCATGTTTTCGTCAACGGCCGGCCGGTGCGCGACAGGCTGCTGCTCGGGGCGGCGCGCGCGGCCTATATGGATTTTCTCCCGTCCGGCCGCCATGCCGCTCTCGTTCTGTTCCTGACCTGCGATCCGCGCGAAGTCGACGTCAATGTGCATCCAGCCAAGGCCGAAGTGCGCTTTCGCGATCCGGGCCTCACTCGCGGTCTGATCGTCGGCGCGCTGAAACAGACGCTTGCCGACGCGCAGCATCGGGCCAGTCCGGTCAATGGCGCCAGCGCGCTCGATGTTTTGGCGCGGCGCGGCCCTGGATTTTCCGGCGCCGGCGGCCCGGCAAATTGGGACTGGCGCCGATCCCCGGCAAATCCTGGGTTTGATGCGGCGGCTTTGGCTGGCTTCGCAGAGGCTCCGGCGGCCGCCTTTGCGGCGGTCGAAAGCCTCGCCGCCGATACGCGCGCGAACGCGGCGGCCCCATCGCTCGAAGATCTGGAGGCGCCGCTCGGCGCCGCGCGGGCGCAGATCCATGAGACCTATATTGTGTCGCAGACCCGCGACGGGATCGTCATCGTCGATCAGCACGCCGCCCATGAGCGGCTGGTCTATGAGCGGCTGAAGGCGGCCCGGGCGGGGAGCAAAGCGCCGCGGCAGGCGCTGCTCATTCCGGCGATCGTTGAACTGGCGCGGGCGGAGGTCGAGGCGATTCTCGACGCCGCGGTGCTGCTCGCCGAATTCGGCCTCATCATCGAGCCCTTCGGCCCCGGCGCCGTCGCCGTCACCGAGACCCCTGCCTTGCTGCAGGACCCGGACCCGACGCGGCTCGCGCGCGATCTGGCCGCGGCGCTCGTCGAGGATGATGGCGCGGCGGCGCTGGAGCGCCGCTTCAATCTCGTGCTCGCGACCATGGCCTGCCATAACAGCGTGCGCGCCGGCCGGCGCATGCGGCCCGAAGAAATGAACGCCCTTCTGCGCGACATGGAGCGCACGCCGGGCTCAGGTCAATGCAACCACGGCCGCCCGACCTATGTCGAACTCAAACTCGCCGACGTCGAGAAGCTGTTCGGGCGAAGATGACGGCGCCGCTAC contains these protein-coding regions:
- a CDS encoding GNAT family N-acetyltransferase; translated protein: MERSTFAPGQPPGCGLIIRDADEKDMAPALAIYAHHVLHGLATFEETPPTIGEFAARRAAALEQGLPFLIAALDGTIVGYSYAAEYRARTAYRHTIEDSVYVAVGLGGRGVGTMLLAALIERCEAGPWRQMIAVIGDSGNAGSIALHKNLGFAHRGTLRSVGRKLGQWIDTVLMQRPLGAGDASIPGEGEGAKQM
- a CDS encoding pyrroloquinoline quinone-dependent dehydrogenase encodes the protein MRHRLFRAAALVLAGFGLSVSWTARSDCVLAAEVTSADLLAAEANQDEWLTNGRSFSNLRFSPLSEINTANVQTLVPKWIYQTGKAATFQATPLVSDGVIYLSEPFSSVSAIDARTGEKIWRYEHKLPAQKLCCGPANRGVALGEGKVFVATVDARLIALDAKSGEIVWNVLLAAPDAGTAEDKAALANIAGAGSRAATGQSGVGANSAPLYYDGKVFIGVTGVGYGLHLESERPGAPLGTVVGLAGKYGSSGFLAAFDAATGDRIWQFDSTQAGWEGDFVEKTAYGVPLPRDISREKADMAQFPDAWRTGGGTVWHTPALDPALGLLYFGIGNPSPQATGDGRPGDNLYTVSLVAVDVETGKLRWHFQQVPHDLWGYDVASPPSLFDVEIGGKIIPAVGQASKLGWYFVNDRRDGKFLFKSDAFVPQDNLFTAPTPEGVTIAPGVGGGVNWSPAAVDAAKGIAYVAAMHLPTTFKTAVLPAHDGKPPVAYTTAEPAIAPNWGVLAALDLKQNGKILWSHQTPQPLVGGALATAGGLVFTGEGNGFFDAFDAASGALLWRFNCGAGVNAPPISYAIGGRQYIAVAAGGSAIWGYPQGDALLVFALPQGLPVKGE
- a CDS encoding isoleucine--tRNA ligase, with the translated sequence MNEIETARGVLRTAEGKGGGEAKSGPDYSKSLYLPQTDFPMRAGLPKKEPELLARWREIGLYERMREAARGRPKFVLHDGPPYANGDIHIGHALNKILKDLIARSQQMLGADANYVPGWDCHGLPIEWKIEEQYRAKGRSKDEVPVNEFRRECRAFAEHWVEIQREQFKRLGVNGDWDHPYLTMTYPAEATIAREIMKFAENGLLYRGSKPVMWSVVEKTALAEAEVEYEDHVSDWVFVAFPVKRVGAVGLPEDIVPGVVSAHPNNDALEKASIVIWTTTPWTVPANRAISFSAKIPYGLYRMTLAPEGNWAPIGATYLLADALADGVFKSAKVESYEKVCDVPPDYLRALTAAHPFAATIPGYEFAVPLFDGDHVTADTGTGFVHTAPGHGRDDYDIWTSHKRFLEERGIDTRIPFTVDADGFLTREAPGFARHRVIDDKGNKGDANEAVIKALIEAGNLLARGRLKHQYPHSWRSKKPLIFRNTPQWFIALDKDFELPQYPLTSPQNPLTLRSGQSPRLEGRGDGASLATRAPSSFETPPTTASPQDEGFAPTLRAIALAEIAKTKWVPAAGENRITGMIANRPDWVVSRQRAWGVPIAIFVNKESGDILKDRQVNARITEAFAAEGADAWFAEGAKARFLGNAHNPEAFEKIDDVLDVWFDSGSTHAFTLDDPQNFPGLAGIRRKRDGGDDEIMYLEGSDQHRGWFHSSLLESCGTRGRAPFDLVLTHGFVLDEKGQKMSKSQGNVTAPQTIIKDAGADILRLWVAASDYSDDLRIGPEILKTFIETYRKLRNTIRWMLGTLAHYEPERAVAVEQMEELERLMLHRLKELDEDIRDAYQRFDLKRVVARLSSFLNSDLSAFYFDIRKDALYCEPPSSLKRLAALTAIEQIFRAVTLWLAPILVFTSEEAWLSRYREKISIHLETLPDLPDEWRDEALVVKWGKIRRIRSVVTAALEIERAQKRIGSSLEAAPQVFIADPDLKSALEGVDFAEICIASDISIADGEGPIDAFRLDEVPGVAVVPRRAEGRKCARSWRISPLVGSDPDYPDVTPRDARALRELQAAGLWP
- a CDS encoding M16 family metallopeptidase; this encodes MTPTAALETPAPLKPAESRSRAAQVQKIVSSGGVEAWLVEDYAVPLVAVEFAFKGGASQDPAGKPGTANLLSGLLDEGAGPYDAEGFHRALDEDAIELSFSADRDNFHGRLQTLSRNVAPAFSLMRLAVNEARLDDEPFKRVSSQIAASLKREVNDPDHVASRAFREKAYLGHPYGRPVRGDLDVLPTLTRDDLVDLRTAVFARETLKIAVVGAIDAEALKRHLDDVFGALPQAAGLIATPEAEFSSLGQRFVVDVDVPQSTIRFGRPGLAQRDPDFFAGMVVNHVLGGGVFSARLFREVREKRGLAYSVYSQLLNYDHGAMLYGGTSTKNERAAESMAVIEAEIRNLSEVGPTEEELDKAKKYLIGSYALRFDTSTKIASQLLHLQTDGFDVDQLDERNRRIAAATMEDAKRAAKRLFGDASLLVAVAGRPVGM
- the lspA gene encoding signal peptidase II is translated as MSPRVLGALVAALTLAADQANKLWLIFVYGIEQRQPIALAPFLDVVYAKNPGISYSLLSARTDFQRYALLGLTLAATIFMILWLWRSTSKLIACALGLIIGGALGNAYDRAAYGFVADFYHFHVGSFSWYVFNLADAAIVAGVALLLYDSLFSARGAGTGGKSRGEGASAL
- a CDS encoding M16 family metallopeptidase, whose protein sequence is MSFAPPQASSLTPSAEAPAKPSGPVIGQAKLANGLEIVVIPDHRSPVVTHMVWYRNGSADDPLGKSGIAHFLEHLMFKGTSTHPQGEFSQLVADSGGQENAFTSNDYTAYFQRVARDQLAVCMEYEADRMKNLVLTDEIVAPEREVVLEERRMRTDSDPSDQLNEAVQAALFTQHPYGRPIIGWNHEIESLDRSDALAYYDRFYTPENAILVVAGDVSTEEVVELAEKIYGPIPARGEPPKRERPREPEQRAHRLVTLADEKVEQPAHHGVYLVPSYHTAAPGVAEALEVLGHLLGAGHTSLLFKNLVIDQKIAVGAGAHYLGSAVDDTRFYVYAVPAEGVSLERLDAAIDEIIARVAAEGVDEADFKRAKTRLIADAVYAQDNQASLARWYGASLATGLSIEDVTQWPQRIDAVAREDVRQAARLLDKKRSVTGFLLSAPAGDEAPRDGLEAALTA